In Halococcus agarilyticus, a single genomic region encodes these proteins:
- a CDS encoding RDD family protein has product MDSVALRLFGVVHLDRPGKVTTELREYAGDVDALFIEYPEEDPSWTTYGRCLLKAPVFFFGLVLNSLLQMPLFVLLNRGMSPLLSTEMSAARRLSDERDVALYRVDDHPLFTAADSPWTWIVANWGVAAGLGVLRPRSVLTTAALLLAAWLVVSLPARYAPSLGSLFGAVVPWFAVGVGFRYGFLSLPVVAAFFLAFVAVVKRTLSERNRHMLRRIEAISSENGHERVCLITGKAHLSGLVRLASDTGISITRSRASKWLRRSDDERADPEPSADDGSVFANPDPREPLDPRTLPVRTGAALIDLVVVGVLALPMAIVGGAISEVLLGSIPVGLLVGALSTPVVYGFVLEAAFGRTIGKRLRGLVVVATDGSRCSARSAAVRNLLRIVDFPPFYLVGFVVAALTRRQQRLGDLAAGTVVTRTDS; this is encoded by the coding sequence ATGGACTCCGTCGCCCTCCGACTGTTCGGTGTCGTCCACCTCGATCGGCCCGGAAAGGTCACGACCGAGCTCCGGGAGTACGCGGGAGACGTCGACGCGCTGTTCATCGAATACCCCGAGGAAGATCCGAGCTGGACCACGTACGGTCGCTGCCTGCTGAAGGCCCCCGTCTTCTTCTTCGGGCTCGTCCTCAACAGCCTCCTGCAGATGCCGCTGTTCGTGCTCCTCAACCGGGGGATGAGCCCGCTGCTCAGCACCGAAATGAGCGCCGCACGTCGCCTGAGCGACGAACGCGACGTGGCGCTCTACCGTGTCGACGACCATCCGCTGTTCACCGCGGCCGACAGTCCGTGGACGTGGATCGTCGCGAACTGGGGGGTCGCCGCCGGGCTCGGTGTGCTCCGGCCGCGATCGGTGCTGACGACGGCCGCGTTGCTGCTCGCGGCGTGGCTGGTGGTCAGCCTCCCGGCTCGTTACGCTCCTTCCCTCGGCTCGCTCTTCGGTGCGGTGGTGCCGTGGTTCGCGGTCGGTGTTGGGTTCCGGTACGGGTTCCTCTCGCTCCCCGTCGTCGCCGCGTTCTTCCTCGCGTTCGTGGCGGTCGTCAAGCGAACGCTTTCCGAACGGAACCGACACATGCTGCGGCGAATCGAGGCGATCTCGTCCGAAAACGGCCACGAGCGAGTCTGTCTGATCACCGGCAAAGCCCACCTCAGTGGTCTCGTTCGCCTGGCAAGCGATACCGGGATCTCGATCACTCGATCCAGGGCGAGCAAGTGGCTCCGGCGCTCGGACGACGAACGCGCCGATCCCGAACCGTCGGCGGACGACGGCAGCGTGTTCGCCAACCCCGACCCGCGCGAACCGCTCGACCCTCGAACGCTTCCCGTCCGGACCGGTGCAGCGCTGATCGATCTCGTCGTCGTCGGCGTGCTCGCCCTGCCGATGGCGATCGTGGGCGGTGCCATCTCGGAAGTCCTCCTCGGGTCGATACCAGTGGGGTTGCTGGTCGGCGCGCTCTCGACCCCGGTGGTGTACGGGTTCGTCCTCGAGGCGGCGTTCGGCCGGACGATCGGCAAACGACTCCGCGGCCTGGTCGTCGTGGCCACCGACGGGTCGCGGTGCTCGGCGCGAAGCGCCGCGGTGCGCAACCTCCTCCGGATCGTCGATTTCCCGCCGTTCTACCTCGTCGGGTTCGTCGTCGCGGCGCTCACCCGACGCCAGCAACGACTCGGGGACCTGGCCGCCGGCACCGTCGTCACGAGGACCGACTCGTGA
- a CDS encoding S8 family peptidase, whose translation MNERIVFAREPAEFLEGKDCDVVETYDFGDVGSAALVECETEHESAIADDDRVLAIEANYAVEPHIEPAHVSEEHDRVATIEDVRRLHDVPTDDATGDDLTVVAMDSGVDPDHPAFEGKSIEQVDVTGSGTGDAVGHGTAVLGQITRLAPDADLIALRIFGAEGRTKNNVIMRAYEWLHDNTDAYDVVNMSWGSQETSRAINRTHDSLVEKGVRDVVSAGNSGEKSGSPATAERAFSIAACTEEGTIAEFSSYNPERDNPDVAAIGKDNRLAQASGTTMGTDLDGPWVKSSGTSFSAPEVAGMVAKYLDAGGSTPPETIMREFEAAARDIPDQPRDGAGLADYAAAVGSDSEEEC comes from the coding sequence ATGAACGAACGCATCGTCTTCGCGCGCGAACCCGCCGAGTTCCTCGAAGGAAAAGACTGCGACGTCGTTGAAACCTACGACTTCGGCGACGTCGGGAGCGCGGCGCTCGTCGAGTGCGAGACCGAACACGAGTCGGCCATCGCCGACGACGACCGCGTGCTCGCGATCGAGGCGAACTACGCGGTCGAGCCCCACATCGAGCCTGCACACGTGAGCGAGGAGCACGACAGGGTGGCCACGATCGAAGACGTTCGGCGACTCCACGACGTCCCCACAGACGACGCCACCGGCGACGACCTCACCGTGGTGGCGATGGATTCGGGTGTCGACCCCGACCATCCGGCCTTCGAGGGGAAGAGCATCGAGCAGGTCGACGTCACGGGGTCGGGCACGGGCGATGCGGTCGGTCACGGAACGGCCGTGCTGGGCCAGATCACGCGACTCGCGCCCGATGCGGACCTGATCGCGCTCCGGATCTTCGGCGCGGAGGGCCGGACGAAAAACAACGTCATCATGCGCGCCTACGAGTGGCTCCACGACAACACCGACGCCTACGACGTCGTGAACATGTCGTGGGGCTCGCAGGAGACCTCGCGCGCGATCAACCGCACCCACGACTCGCTCGTCGAGAAGGGCGTGCGGGACGTCGTCTCTGCGGGGAACTCCGGCGAGAAGTCGGGCAGCCCCGCGACCGCCGAGCGCGCGTTCTCGATCGCGGCCTGCACCGAAGAGGGGACGATCGCGGAGTTCTCCTCGTACAACCCCGAGCGCGACAACCCCGACGTGGCCGCCATCGGCAAGGACAACCGGCTCGCTCAGGCGTCGGGGACGACGATGGGGACCGATCTCGACGGGCCGTGGGTGAAGTCGTCGGGGACCTCCTTTTCGGCACCCGAGGTGGCTGGCATGGTGGCGAAGTATCTCGACGCTGGGGGATCGACGCCGCCGGAGACGATCATGCGCGAGTTCGAGGCGGCGGCGCGGGACATCCCGGACCAGCCGCGCGACGGAGCCGGTCTCGCCGACTACGCGGCCGCCGTGGGGAGCGATTCCGAGGAGGAGTGCTGA
- the rimI gene encoding ribosomal protein S18-alanine N-acetyltransferase, whose protein sequence is MTTTATADRPVRTREAARADLLAVFRIEKASFAQPWPYRAFERFLGEPGFLVADTDEVVGYVLADVTPNGGRQVGHVKDIAVAPAFRGRGVGATLLGRAIDVVRDRRASSVRLEVRESNEPAIALYRRFGFVHRSTSSGYYADGEDALVLVRELDG, encoded by the coding sequence GTGACCACGACGGCCACGGCCGACCGACCCGTGCGGACCCGCGAGGCCGCCCGGGCCGACCTCCTCGCCGTGTTCCGGATCGAGAAGGCCTCCTTCGCCCAGCCGTGGCCGTACCGCGCGTTCGAGCGGTTCCTCGGCGAACCCGGCTTTCTGGTCGCCGACACCGACGAGGTAGTTGGGTATGTGCTCGCCGACGTGACGCCGAACGGCGGCCGACAGGTCGGCCACGTCAAGGACATCGCGGTCGCCCCCGCGTTCCGAGGTCGGGGCGTCGGCGCGACCCTGCTCGGACGTGCGATCGACGTGGTGCGCGACCGAAGGGCGAGCTCGGTCAGGCTCGAAGTCCGCGAGAGCAACGAACCCGCGATCGCGCTGTATCGCCGGTTCGGGTTCGTCCACCGAAGCACCTCGTCGGGCTACTACGCCGACGGCGAGGACGCGCTCGTCCTGGTCCGGGAGCTCGACGGGTGA
- a CDS encoding cell division protein SepF, whose amino-acid sequence MGLMDSLLGSREPRRGGGGEYVELDAEDVEGSVGETATTVHIASIDSQRDVIDIKNAIYDGDVVVADITRATTTDETMERIVGDLQEITSEVGGDIVQKADDQLIITPGSVAISRTKLGH is encoded by the coding sequence ATGGGTCTGATGGACAGCCTTCTCGGGAGTCGTGAGCCGCGGCGCGGGGGCGGCGGCGAGTACGTCGAACTCGATGCCGAGGACGTCGAGGGCTCGGTCGGCGAGACGGCGACCACGGTACACATCGCCAGCATCGACAGCCAGCGCGACGTCATCGACATCAAGAACGCGATCTACGACGGCGACGTCGTGGTCGCCGACATCACCCGCGCCACCACCACCGACGAGACGATGGAGCGCATCGTCGGCGACCTCCAGGAGATCACGAGCGAGGTCGGCGGCGACATCGTCCAGAAGGCCGACGACCAGCTCATCATCACGCCCGGGTCGGTCGCCATCAGCCGCACGAAACTCGGTCACTGA
- a CDS encoding DUF5611 family protein, giving the protein MREYKMRRGEHLDDRIPEMERTVEEFFGEITATTEHNGSDLHVVEEPENPVFERIVAGRVSYGSKKDTLAVDFEERPAEEVIAGGNADAAADAVDAKNEFLLEATGRDAKSRRESMKRTVEDDADTPDNV; this is encoded by the coding sequence ATGCGCGAGTACAAGATGCGACGCGGCGAGCATCTCGACGACCGGATCCCCGAGATGGAACGCACCGTCGAGGAGTTCTTCGGGGAGATTACGGCGACAACCGAGCACAACGGCAGCGACCTCCACGTGGTCGAAGAGCCCGAGAACCCGGTGTTCGAGCGGATCGTCGCGGGGAGGGTTTCCTACGGCAGCAAGAAGGACACCTTGGCTGTGGACTTCGAGGAGCGCCCGGCCGAGGAGGTCATCGCCGGGGGCAACGCCGACGCGGCCGCCGACGCGGTCGACGCGAAAAACGAGTTCCTGCTCGAAGCCACCGGCCGCGACGCCAAGAGCCGGCGGGAATCGATGAAACGGACCGTCGAAGACGACGCCGATACACCCGACAACGTCTGA
- a CDS encoding DUF7093 family protein, translating into MGIRCSVLGHDYGDAGVERERDERGEEVVRTARQVRTCRRCGHERTVTENTEVTALEPEAGVVRDGDGRVVAATAEENVATDGTGTITIEGGALDDASERDAEESGDPMNVDSLDDAASATETATGTAETEHDQVDDEPRGRPDAARDEGEVATVDEDADGARGRAPGEWPADPDHETTNATRSGGTSTGSLTPIDGGSHATSAASEPKPLSDGWAATTDEPMADVEGTNGAAGEGRSGETFACSACGFTAAVADSPLRAGDICPECRAGYLGRETRKG; encoded by the coding sequence ATGGGGATTCGCTGTTCGGTGCTCGGGCACGACTACGGCGACGCCGGCGTCGAGCGCGAGCGCGACGAACGAGGGGAGGAGGTCGTCCGGACGGCGCGGCAGGTTCGGACGTGCCGTCGCTGCGGCCACGAGCGCACGGTAACCGAAAACACCGAGGTCACGGCGCTCGAACCCGAGGCGGGCGTGGTCCGCGACGGGGATGGCCGGGTGGTCGCGGCGACCGCCGAAGAGAACGTGGCGACCGACGGCACCGGCACGATCACGATCGAGGGCGGCGCGCTCGACGACGCGAGCGAACGCGACGCCGAGGAAAGCGGCGATCCGATGAACGTCGACTCGCTCGACGACGCCGCGTCCGCCACCGAGACCGCCACGGGGACTGCGGAGACCGAACACGACCAGGTGGACGACGAACCACGCGGCCGCCCCGACGCCGCGCGGGACGAGGGGGAAGTCGCGACCGTCGACGAGGACGCCGACGGCGCGCGCGGCCGTGCGCCGGGCGAGTGGCCCGCCGACCCCGACCACGAGACCACGAACGCGACTCGATCCGGCGGGACGTCGACGGGGTCGCTCACCCCCATCGACGGCGGGTCGCACGCCACGAGCGCGGCGTCGGAGCCGAAACCGCTGTCGGACGGGTGGGCGGCGACGACCGACGAACCGATGGCCGATGTCGAGGGGACGAACGGTGCGGCCGGGGAGGGGCGATCGGGCGAGACGTTCGCGTGCTCGGCGTGTGGGTTCACCGCCGCGGTCGCCGACTCGCCGCTCCGGGCGGGCGACATCTGCCCCGAGTGCCGGGCGGGCTATCTCGGACGCGAGACGCGAAAGGGATAA
- a CDS encoding DUF6432 family protein — protein MRAKREFRDRADTEVAVLDALVDRQDGMTVFELRSHVAVGIDDLEDALAALKADGLIEADDDGERTLIKPDERVVPEPGAQDTEESFFDQVRDRLGL, from the coding sequence ATGAGGGCAAAGCGGGAGTTCCGGGACCGCGCCGACACGGAGGTGGCCGTCCTCGACGCGCTGGTCGACCGTCAGGACGGCATGACCGTGTTCGAACTCCGCTCGCACGTCGCGGTCGGCATCGACGACCTGGAGGACGCACTCGCCGCGCTCAAGGCCGACGGCCTGATCGAAGCCGACGACGACGGCGAGCGCACGCTGATCAAACCCGACGAGCGGGTGGTGCCCGAACCAGGCGCGCAGGACACCGAGGAGTCCTTTTTCGACCAGGTCCGCGACCGGCTCGGTCTATAG